The DNA region CACCGCCACTTTGCGCCGGTAGGGACCGCCTGCCGCCGTGCGCGTGGTGTTGACGTTCGCCAGATTGTCGGCAATGACGTCCAGACGCAGCCGTTCGGCGGTCAATCCCGACGCGCTGATGCGTAGCGAGTTAAACAGGCTCATCGCTTACCTCCCTCCGCCGCCCGTAATGACCAGTTTCAGGCTCTGGTAGCGTCCGGTAATCAGCTGGCTGAGTGCCTGAAAGCGTATCTGGTTCTCCGCAAGTTGCGCCATTTCGTAGTCGATATCGACAGTGTTTCCATCAGGACGCATCGGTGCATCTTCGTCAGGGGCGACCTGCGGGTTCGCCAGCAAGGAGGGCGGCGCGGCATAGTGTCGTGGGCTCGTAGTGCGCAAAGGGGTTGTTTGTGCAGCTCTCAAGAACTCCTCAAAGGAGACGTCGATCCGGCGATAACCCGGCGTGTTCACGTTGGCAATGTTGTGCGCGATTGCCTCGTGCCGAAGGGCACTCGCATGAAGCGCCTGCTTCAGCAAAGGATAATGGCCGCCAAAAAGTTTATCCGTCATCGGTTTCCCTCCTCAAAACAGCCCGCAGTATTCGTTTCCATCGGCTTTCATCGGTTGTGGTGTTCTTCCACACCCGTTCCAGTTCTATTTTCGCACCCCGCAGCAGTGCGCGAGGCACACCCATTGTCAGCATTTGTGTCACATGTCGTC from Bacillota bacterium includes:
- the flgB gene encoding flagellar basal body rod protein FlgB, giving the protein MTDKLFGGHYPLLKQALHASALRHEAIAHNIANVNTPGYRRIDVSFEEFLRAAQTTPLRTTSPRHYAAPPSLLANPQVAPDEDAPMRPDGNTVDIDYEMAQLAENQIRFQALSQLITGRYQSLKLVITGGGGR